The following coding sequences lie in one Bordetella genomosp. 9 genomic window:
- a CDS encoding tetratricopeptide repeat protein, with translation MTIHTRILTGALAAVLLWLPVGGAHAQAMPGGAAGPGRNANATKLDEPPPEGGWDALARLLEAVKPGVDTRLDPTPAQISAHIERLISEGRNKEALEMIEKRLADTRNPPPPGGTDVQLEFQHARALAALGREQEALDIYQDMTTRFPELPEPWNNMAVIFASRGEIDRAETALRNALRADPNYAVARANLADVQLLQAKRSYGEAAKLGVTGSGTKARAVDNLLKEPTQR, from the coding sequence GTGACCATCCACACAAGAATTCTGACGGGCGCGCTGGCCGCCGTCCTGCTGTGGCTCCCCGTGGGCGGCGCGCACGCCCAGGCCATGCCGGGCGGCGCGGCGGGCCCCGGCCGCAATGCCAATGCGACCAAGCTCGACGAGCCGCCGCCCGAAGGCGGATGGGACGCGCTGGCGCGGCTGCTGGAAGCCGTCAAGCCGGGCGTCGATACGCGTCTGGATCCCACGCCGGCGCAGATCTCAGCCCACATCGAGCGGCTGATATCCGAAGGACGCAACAAAGAGGCGCTGGAGATGATCGAAAAGCGCCTGGCCGACACCCGCAACCCGCCGCCGCCCGGAGGCACCGACGTCCAGCTGGAATTCCAGCACGCCCGCGCGCTGGCCGCGCTGGGCCGCGAGCAGGAAGCCCTGGATATCTACCAGGACATGACCACGCGGTTCCCGGAATTGCCGGAACCCTGGAACAACATGGCGGTCATTTTTGCGTCGCGCGGCGAGATCGACCGGGCCGAAACGGCCCTGCGCAACGCCTTGCGCGCGGACCCCAATTACGCGGTCGCCCGGGCCAACCTGGCCGACGTGCAATTGCTGCAGGCCAAGCGGTCCTATGGCGAAGCTGCGAAACTGGGCGTGACGGGCAGCGGCACCAAGGCCCGCGCCGTCGACAACCTGTTGAAGGAACCGACCCAACGATGA
- a CDS encoding peptidylprolyl isomerase, whose product MASNPQVKMHTNYGDFVITLDDDKAPKTVANFLTYVKEGFYNNTVFHRVIDGFMIQGGGFEPGMKQKQTHAPIENEANNGLKNDKYTVAMARTSDPQSATAQFFINVADNDFLNFTAPTANGWGYAVFGKVTEGTDVIDKIKGVKTGNSGFHQNVPTQDVIIEKAEVVE is encoded by the coding sequence ATGGCTTCGAATCCCCAAGTCAAGATGCACACCAACTACGGCGACTTCGTCATCACGCTGGATGACGACAAGGCGCCCAAGACGGTGGCCAACTTCCTGACGTACGTCAAGGAAGGCTTCTACAACAACACCGTCTTCCATCGCGTGATCGACGGCTTCATGATCCAGGGCGGCGGTTTCGAGCCCGGCATGAAGCAGAAGCAGACGCACGCGCCCATCGAAAACGAGGCCAACAACGGCCTGAAGAACGACAAGTACACGGTCGCCATGGCGCGCACCAGCGACCCGCAATCGGCCACCGCCCAGTTTTTCATCAACGTCGCCGACAACGACTTCCTGAACTTCACCGCCCCCACGGCCAACGGCTGGGGCTACGCGGTGTTCGGCAAGGTTACCGAAGGCACCGACGTGATCGACAAGATCAAGGGCGTGAAGACCGGCAACAGCGGCTTCCACCAGAACGTGCCGACCCAGGACGTCATCATCGAGAAGGCCGAAGTCGTTGAATAA
- a CDS encoding UDP-2,3-diacylglucosamine diphosphatase, protein MNKIALPGTIWVASDVHLGPAVPATSEAFLSFLEAAAAEASALLLPGDIFDAWIGDDVIRQPPPWLATVLDALKRTAAAIPVWLGRGNRDFLMGGELAEAVGARLLPEPALLETDYGQVLLTHGDELCIDDEPYQAFRAMVRNPAWQQEFLGKSIPERLALAQQARGESQAATQAKDAEIMDVNPGAVETLFRETGVATLVHGHTHRPDRHVLEVAGKRRERWVLPDWDCDHARPPRGGWLAIDRDGLQFYDLELA, encoded by the coding sequence TTGAATAAGATCGCGCTGCCGGGAACGATCTGGGTTGCATCGGACGTGCATCTGGGGCCGGCGGTCCCAGCCACGTCCGAAGCGTTTCTGAGCTTCCTGGAAGCGGCGGCCGCCGAAGCATCCGCGCTGCTGCTGCCGGGCGACATTTTCGATGCATGGATCGGCGACGACGTGATCCGCCAGCCGCCGCCATGGTTGGCCACCGTGCTGGACGCATTGAAACGCACGGCGGCGGCGATTCCGGTCTGGCTGGGCCGCGGCAATCGCGACTTTCTGATGGGCGGGGAACTGGCCGAGGCCGTGGGCGCCCGCCTGCTGCCTGAGCCGGCCTTGCTGGAAACCGACTACGGGCAGGTCCTGCTGACGCACGGCGACGAACTGTGCATCGATGACGAGCCCTATCAGGCCTTCCGCGCCATGGTGCGGAATCCGGCATGGCAGCAGGAATTCCTGGGCAAGTCCATACCCGAACGCCTGGCGCTGGCGCAGCAGGCCCGTGGCGAAAGCCAGGCGGCCACCCAGGCCAAGGACGCCGAGATCATGGACGTGAACCCCGGCGCGGTCGAAACCCTGTTCCGCGAAACGGGCGTCGCGACCCTGGTGCACGGGCATACCCACCGTCCGGATAGGCATGTACTGGAGGTGGCGGGCAAGCGCCGCGAACGCTGGGTGCTGCCCGACTGGGATTGCGATCACGCCCGTCCGCCGCGCGGCGGCTGGCTCGCCATCGACCGCGACGGCCTGCAGTTCTACGATCTGGAACTGGCGTAG
- a CDS encoding undecaprenyl-diphosphate phosphatase yields MTDNALYLIKACFLGIIEGLTEFIPVSSTGHLILIGDWISFESNSAKVFEVVIQFGSILAVMWIFRVRLWQLIRGTLTGDRIEMTFTRNLLLAFLPAAVIGAIFIHAIKNLFYHPGVVAVTLVLGGLIMLYVERHTHRSPGAAPRHGGDDSAAQSHATAHTLEQISWKQALGVGVAQCVAMIPGVSRSGSTIIGGMIAGIQRKTATEFSFFLAMPTMLGAAVYDTYRNMSVLSQHDMAGIAVGFVAAFLSALVVVRAVLRFVANHTYRVFAWYRIALGIVVGLVLFLR; encoded by the coding sequence GTGACCGACAACGCGCTTTATCTCATCAAGGCCTGCTTCCTGGGCATCATCGAAGGACTGACGGAATTCATCCCCGTATCGAGCACCGGCCACCTCATTCTGATCGGCGACTGGATCAGTTTCGAGTCGAACTCCGCCAAGGTGTTCGAGGTGGTCATCCAGTTCGGGTCGATTCTGGCGGTGATGTGGATTTTCCGGGTGCGGCTATGGCAGCTGATCCGCGGCACATTGACCGGCGACCGCATCGAAATGACCTTCACGCGCAACCTGCTGCTGGCTTTTCTGCCCGCGGCGGTCATCGGGGCGATCTTCATCCATGCGATCAAGAACCTGTTCTACCACCCCGGCGTCGTTGCGGTAACCCTGGTGCTGGGCGGCCTGATCATGCTGTACGTGGAGCGCCATACGCACCGTTCGCCGGGCGCGGCCCCGCGTCACGGCGGCGATGACAGCGCGGCGCAAAGCCATGCCACCGCGCATACGTTGGAACAGATTTCCTGGAAGCAGGCGCTGGGCGTGGGCGTCGCGCAATGCGTGGCGATGATTCCCGGCGTATCGCGCTCCGGGTCCACCATCATCGGGGGCATGATCGCCGGCATTCAGCGCAAGACGGCCACCGAATTCTCATTTTTCCTGGCCATGCCTACCATGCTGGGCGCGGCGGTGTATGACACCTACCGGAACATGTCGGTGCTGAGCCAGCACGACATGGCGGGCATCGCAGTGGGGTTCGTCGCCGCCTTTCTGAGCGCTTTGGTGGTGGTGCGCGCGGTTCTGCGCTTCGTGGCGAACCACACCTATCGCGTGTTCGCGTGGTATCGCATTGCGCTGGGCATCGTGGTCGGCCTGGTGCTGTTCCTGCGCTGA
- a CDS encoding TerC family protein yields MEWLLDPAAWVGLLTLVILEIVLGIDNLIFIAILADKLPPAQRDRARILGLSLALLMRLVLLSVMSWLVTLTQPLFFVGPLHPSARDLILLAGGFFLLFKGTMELHERLEGRQQASGGPRVYASFWVIVTQIVVLDAVFSLDSVITAVGMVDHLAIMMLAVVIAIGVMLVASKPLTRFVNAHPTVVVLCLGFLLMIGFSLVAEAFGFKVPKGYLYAAIGFSVLIEALNQLARRNLLKMDARRPMRERTAEGVLRMLGKRPPQPVMDEPETAEEQEAEPPPAFGVEERNMVSGVLTLAERSIHSIMTPRTDISWIDIDDDPETMRSQLTAAPHSFFPVCRGSLDEVLGIGRAKEMVADLITEGRIRRNRLREPIIVHESIGILRLMDTLKRARGQLVLVADEFGAIEGLVTPMDVFEAIAGEFPDEDELPDIVDEGDGRWKIDGAADLRHVEQVLETEGLIDEAQDYATLAGYLLSRFGHLPAPGDSCEFVSPHARYRFEVLQLAGRRIASVGVQRLPLELSSADESAAS; encoded by the coding sequence ATGGAGTGGCTGCTGGACCCCGCTGCCTGGGTCGGCCTGCTTACCCTAGTCATCCTCGAAATCGTCCTCGGGATCGACAACCTGATCTTCATCGCCATTCTGGCGGACAAGCTTCCTCCCGCTCAAAGGGACCGGGCCCGCATACTGGGCCTGTCACTGGCGCTGCTCATGCGCCTGGTGCTCCTGTCGGTCATGTCGTGGCTGGTCACGCTGACGCAGCCGCTGTTCTTCGTCGGGCCGCTGCATCCTTCGGCGCGCGACCTCATCCTGCTTGCGGGCGGTTTCTTCCTGCTCTTCAAGGGGACCATGGAGCTGCACGAGCGCCTGGAAGGGCGGCAGCAGGCAAGCGGCGGTCCTCGCGTCTATGCCAGCTTCTGGGTGATCGTGACGCAGATCGTCGTGCTGGATGCCGTGTTCTCGCTGGACTCCGTCATCACGGCCGTCGGCATGGTCGACCACCTGGCGATCATGATGCTCGCCGTGGTCATCGCCATCGGCGTCATGCTGGTTGCCTCCAAGCCGCTTACGCGCTTCGTCAACGCGCACCCCACGGTGGTGGTCTTGTGTTTGGGATTCCTGTTGATGATCGGCTTCTCGCTCGTTGCGGAGGCTTTCGGCTTCAAGGTGCCGAAGGGCTATCTGTACGCCGCGATCGGATTCTCGGTTCTGATCGAAGCCTTGAACCAGCTGGCGCGCCGCAATCTCTTGAAGATGGATGCGCGCCGTCCGATGCGCGAGCGCACCGCGGAAGGCGTGCTCCGGATGCTGGGCAAGCGTCCGCCGCAGCCGGTCATGGACGAACCGGAAACGGCGGAGGAGCAGGAAGCGGAACCTCCGCCGGCCTTCGGGGTCGAAGAGCGCAACATGGTCAGCGGCGTGCTGACCCTGGCCGAACGCTCCATCCATTCCATCATGACCCCGCGCACCGACATCTCCTGGATCGACATCGACGACGACCCCGAGACGATGCGCAGCCAGCTCACTGCCGCGCCGCACAGTTTTTTCCCGGTGTGCCGCGGCAGTCTCGATGAAGTCCTGGGCATCGGCCGCGCCAAGGAAATGGTGGCCGACCTCATCACGGAAGGGCGCATCCGCCGCAACCGCCTGCGCGAACCCATCATCGTCCACGAGTCCATCGGCATCCTGCGGTTGATGGACACGCTCAAGCGCGCGCGCGGACAACTGGTGCTGGTGGCCGACGAATTCGGCGCGATCGAAGGGCTGGTCACGCCCATGGACGTTTTCGAGGCCATCGCCGGCGAGTTCCCGGACGAGGACGAGCTGCCGGACATCGTCGACGAAGGCGACGGCAGATGGAAGATCGACGGCGCGGCGGACCTGCGGCATGTCGAACAGGTGCTGGAAACGGAAGGCCTGATCGACGAGGCGCAGGACTACGCCACCCTGGCGGGCTATCTGCTTTCGCGCTTCGGCCACCTGCCGGCGCCGGGTGATAGCTGCGAGTTCGTTTCTCCGCATGCCCGCTACCGTTTCGAGGTGCTGCAGCTGGCCGGCCGGCGCATCGCGTCCGTCGGCGTGCAGCGCCTTCCCCTGGAGCTTTCGTCCGCCGACGAAAGCGCGGCTTCCTGA
- a CDS encoding inositol monophosphatase family protein translates to MHPMLNIAIKAARRAGTIINRASLDLERLNVARKGPRDYVTEVDQAAESAIVETLQAAYPDHAVLGEEYGLQGSEQAEFRWIIDPLDGTTNFIHGLPNYAVSIALLQRGVAMQAVIYDPSRNEMFTATRGSGAFLNDRRVRVSGQTRYHDALLGAHWPGSASPDQGGGKFRQMAQNSAGVRRMGATVLDLAYVACGRLDGFCGVALKPWDMAAGSLLVLEAGGLVGDFTGEQGWLESGNVLAASPKIFAQMLNYLQ, encoded by the coding sequence ATGCACCCGATGCTCAACATCGCCATCAAGGCGGCCCGGCGTGCCGGCACCATCATCAATCGTGCCAGCCTCGACCTGGAAAGACTGAACGTGGCTCGCAAGGGGCCGCGGGATTATGTCACGGAAGTCGACCAGGCCGCCGAATCGGCCATCGTGGAAACGCTGCAGGCGGCGTATCCCGACCACGCGGTGCTGGGCGAGGAATACGGGCTGCAGGGCAGCGAACAGGCGGAATTCCGCTGGATCATCGATCCGCTGGACGGCACCACCAACTTCATCCACGGCCTGCCCAACTACGCGGTGTCGATCGCGCTGCTGCAGCGTGGCGTCGCCATGCAGGCCGTCATCTACGACCCTTCGCGGAACGAGATGTTCACCGCCACGCGTGGCAGCGGCGCCTTCCTGAACGACCGGCGCGTGCGCGTCTCCGGGCAGACCCGCTACCACGACGCCCTGCTCGGCGCGCACTGGCCGGGATCGGCCAGCCCCGATCAGGGCGGCGGCAAATTCCGGCAGATGGCGCAGAACAGCGCCGGCGTGCGCCGCATGGGCGCCACGGTCCTGGACCTGGCCTATGTGGCATGCGGCCGCCTGGACGGATTCTGCGGCGTGGCGCTCAAGCCATGGGACATGGCCGCGGGCAGCCTGCTCGTGCTGGAGGCGGGCGGCCTGGTTGGCGACTTCACCGGAGAGCAGGGCTGGCTGGAGTCGGGCAACGTGCTCGCCGCCTCGCCGAAAATCTTCGCGCAGATGCTGAATTACTTGCAGTAG
- a CDS encoding RNA methyltransferase translates to MTLPKTPFPRVRFVMVEPSHPGNVGSAARAIKTMGFSNLALVAPRLPDMTAQPEAIALASGAGDVLAAASVHETLEDALAPVTLAFAMTARVRDLGPPPCDIRQAANLARDHLATHEQGVVAIVLGTERAGLTNAQIAACHRICHIPANPEYSSLNVAQALQLAAWEVRYAFLASQGSSLLPPAPGHAADPGAEPASVQAVQALLAHWEEALVAVKFLDPQHPKKLMPRMRHLFSRSGLTRDEVDMLRGVCTAMLATARRAEAATPRD, encoded by the coding sequence ATGACTCTCCCCAAGACGCCATTCCCGCGCGTGCGCTTCGTCATGGTCGAACCCAGCCACCCCGGCAACGTCGGTTCGGCGGCGCGGGCGATCAAGACCATGGGCTTTTCCAATCTGGCGCTGGTGGCGCCGCGCCTGCCCGATATGACGGCGCAGCCGGAAGCTATCGCCCTTGCCAGCGGGGCGGGCGACGTCCTGGCCGCCGCCAGCGTACACGAAACGCTGGAGGACGCCCTGGCGCCGGTGACCCTGGCGTTCGCCATGACGGCGCGGGTGCGCGACCTGGGTCCCCCGCCCTGCGACATCCGCCAGGCCGCCAACCTCGCTCGCGACCACCTGGCGACGCATGAGCAAGGCGTGGTGGCGATCGTCCTGGGCACCGAACGCGCGGGGCTGACCAATGCGCAGATCGCGGCCTGCCACCGCATCTGCCATATTCCCGCCAACCCCGAATACAGCTCGCTCAACGTCGCGCAGGCTTTGCAGTTGGCGGCCTGGGAAGTGCGCTATGCGTTCCTGGCCTCGCAAGGCAGCAGCCTGCTGCCGCCCGCGCCGGGGCACGCGGCCGATCCGGGCGCCGAACCGGCATCGGTGCAGGCCGTGCAGGCGCTGCTCGCGCATTGGGAAGAAGCGCTCGTCGCGGTGAAGTTTCTCGATCCCCAGCATCCGAAAAAGCTGATGCCCCGCATGCGGCATCTGTTCAGCCGCAGCGGGCTCACGCGTGACGAGGTCGACATGCTGCGCGGCGTGTGCACGGCCATGCTGGCGACGGCAAGGCGCGCGGAGGCGGCGACGCCGCGGGACTAG
- a CDS encoding Bug family tripartite tricarboxylate transporter substrate binding protein — MRQKLALLRKAAVTAAGAVALCAASVPAQAAYPDKPVRIVVGFSAGGTTDVIARIMAKELTESLGQSFVVENKPGAGSNIGAEYVARATPDGYTLYFVAVTSAINQTLYPKLNFDLVKDFSPVALAAKVPNVLVVNPQLPVKSVKELVDYAKANPGKLAFASSGSGTSIHMAGELFKLQAGVDVLHVPYKGSAPALTDLIGGQVQFMFDNMPSSWPHVQAGKLRALAVTTKERSPSAPDLPTMAESGFPKFDVSSWFGLIAPANTPPDVIKTLNAAMVKALDKPEVKDSFDKLGAVPSKTTPEQFGQFIQAEVNQWAPVVKASGARVD, encoded by the coding sequence ATGCGTCAAAAACTTGCCCTGTTGCGCAAGGCGGCCGTTACGGCCGCCGGTGCCGTAGCCCTCTGCGCCGCCAGCGTTCCCGCCCAGGCCGCGTATCCCGACAAGCCCGTGCGTATCGTGGTCGGCTTCTCCGCCGGCGGCACGACGGACGTAATCGCCCGCATCATGGCCAAGGAGCTGACCGAATCCCTCGGCCAGTCCTTCGTCGTGGAGAACAAGCCGGGGGCCGGCAGCAATATCGGCGCGGAATACGTGGCCCGCGCCACGCCGGACGGCTACACGCTGTACTTCGTGGCGGTGACCAGCGCCATCAACCAGACCCTGTATCCGAAACTGAACTTCGACTTGGTCAAGGACTTCTCGCCCGTGGCCCTGGCGGCGAAAGTGCCGAACGTGCTCGTGGTCAACCCGCAACTGCCGGTGAAATCGGTGAAGGAGCTGGTGGATTACGCCAAGGCCAATCCGGGCAAGCTGGCCTTCGCCTCGTCGGGCAGCGGTACGTCCATCCATATGGCGGGCGAGCTTTTCAAGCTGCAGGCCGGTGTGGACGTGCTGCACGTGCCGTACAAAGGCAGCGCGCCGGCGCTCACCGATCTGATCGGCGGCCAGGTGCAGTTCATGTTCGACAATATGCCGTCTTCGTGGCCGCATGTGCAGGCGGGCAAGCTGCGCGCCCTGGCGGTGACCACGAAAGAGCGTTCGCCCAGTGCGCCCGATCTGCCCACCATGGCCGAGAGCGGCTTTCCGAAGTTTGACGTCTCGTCCTGGTTTGGCCTGATCGCGCCGGCCAATACGCCGCCCGATGTCATCAAGACGCTGAACGCCGCCATGGTGAAGGCGCTGGACAAGCCAGAAGTGAAGGACTCCTTCGACAAACTGGGCGCCGTGCCGTCCAAGACCACCCCGGAACAATTCGGCCAGTTCATCCAGGCCGAAGTGAACCAGTGGGCGCCGGTGGTGAAGGCGTCCGGCGCGCGCGTGGACTGA
- a CDS encoding IclR family transcriptional regulator: MEESSASAAGPRTLRRGLRVLAALRDHGPEGLCVTDLARYTGIQRPTIYRLMAALMEAGLAQPVAGTKRYRAQLTQESGTPESDPRLRLTLPALRRLAERTGDAVFLVVRDGDESVSLHREIGGYPVQILATYAGKRQPLGVGSGGMALLAALPDDVAHAIVARNAAYLDEYGGMTTHEMLRLIENTRSRGYSVVGNHAVRGALGVGCALLDAQGEPLLAISVTAIIDRMPAQRQREIAGWIQAELARLQT, encoded by the coding sequence ATGGAAGAGTCCTCTGCCTCCGCCGCCGGCCCCCGCACCCTGCGCCGCGGTCTGCGCGTCCTGGCCGCTCTGCGCGACCACGGTCCGGAGGGTCTGTGCGTGACCGACCTGGCCCGCTATACCGGCATCCAGCGTCCCACCATCTACCGCCTCATGGCGGCGCTGATGGAAGCGGGCCTGGCGCAACCCGTTGCCGGCACCAAGCGCTACCGCGCGCAGCTGACGCAGGAATCGGGGACACCGGAATCGGATCCGCGTTTGCGCCTGACGCTTCCGGCGCTGCGGCGCCTGGCGGAACGCACGGGCGACGCGGTCTTCCTCGTGGTTCGCGACGGCGACGAGTCGGTCAGCCTGCACCGCGAAATCGGCGGCTATCCCGTTCAGATCCTCGCCACCTATGCCGGCAAGCGGCAGCCCTTGGGAGTCGGTTCCGGCGGCATGGCCCTGCTGGCCGCGCTGCCCGATGACGTCGCCCATGCCATCGTCGCGCGCAACGCCGCCTATTTGGACGAGTACGGGGGCATGACGACGCACGAGATGCTGCGCTTGATTGAAAACACGCGGTCGCGAGGCTATTCGGTGGTGGGCAACCATGCCGTGCGCGGCGCGCTCGGCGTGGGCTGCGCCCTGCTCGATGCGCAGGGCGAGCCGCTGTTGGCCATCAGCGTAACGGCGATCATCGACCGCATGCCGGCCCAGCGGCAGCGCGAGATCGCCGGCTGGATCCAGGCCGAACTCGCGCGGCTTCAGACCTAG
- a CDS encoding mechanosensitive ion channel family protein: MDATLNGFAAMIPAAIDIALNLLWGVLILGIGWWAAGLLGRWVRRVAERSNRIDRTIVPMFCTTVVWAVRVFTLIAVLAQFGVQTASIIAVLGAAGLAVGLALQGTLQNIAAGIMLLILRPIRAGEYVALSSGAEGTVEEVGLFLTRLVQGDGIHVTLPNSTVWNATITNYSRNATRRFDMAVGIRYGDDLDRAMATLREVVNNHPLALQTPAPDVRVFEYRDNVVLVNVRVWAESARYWEFRWDLLHKTRVALDAAGLRPPVPVREITVGGDGATVKSA; the protein is encoded by the coding sequence ATGGACGCAACGCTGAACGGCTTCGCCGCGATGATTCCCGCCGCGATAGACATCGCGCTCAATCTGCTGTGGGGCGTGCTGATACTCGGCATCGGATGGTGGGCCGCCGGCCTGCTCGGACGCTGGGTGCGGCGCGTGGCGGAGCGGTCCAACCGCATCGATCGCACCATCGTTCCCATGTTCTGCACCACCGTCGTATGGGCGGTGCGCGTTTTTACGCTTATCGCGGTCCTGGCGCAGTTCGGCGTGCAGACGGCGAGCATCATCGCCGTGCTCGGCGCGGCGGGGCTGGCCGTCGGTCTGGCGTTGCAGGGCACCCTGCAGAACATTGCCGCTGGCATCATGCTGCTTATCCTGCGGCCCATCCGCGCCGGCGAGTATGTGGCGCTCAGCTCGGGCGCCGAAGGCACGGTGGAGGAGGTCGGTCTGTTCCTGACCCGGCTGGTGCAAGGCGACGGCATCCATGTGACGCTGCCCAACAGCACCGTGTGGAATGCCACGATCACCAACTACAGCCGCAACGCAACACGCCGCTTCGATATGGCCGTGGGCATCCGCTATGGCGATGACCTGGACCGCGCCATGGCGACCTTGCGCGAGGTCGTCAATAACCATCCGCTCGCCCTGCAAACCCCCGCTCCGGACGTGCGCGTATTCGAGTACCGCGACAACGTGGTGCTGGTCAATGTGCGCGTGTGGGCGGAATCCGCGCGCTATTGGGAGTTCCGCTGGGACCTGCTGCACAAGACGCGTGTGGCGCTGGATGCGGCGGGATTGCGTCCGCCCGTGCCCGTTCGCGAGATCACGGTGGGTGGCGACGGCGCCACCGTCAAATCCGCCTGA
- a CDS encoding antibiotic biosynthesis monooxygenase, producing the protein MPVPAAASPAPVTMLITRQIAPERYSDFLAWLRQGEILAAGFPGFLGSGVLQPPEGGDQYQIVLRFHDEASLLRWEKSLPRRMWLERGRELVRASQVHRATGMDAWFGPQKSAPPRWKQAFSIWLVYCPSLLLFNVLFQEQLAALPLFWRVLATTTTMSPILSFVLIPFISRVLGRWLHAPTTSGREGRAPRRIASLGKGTLLRAQR; encoded by the coding sequence ATGCCCGTCCCCGCCGCCGCCTCCCCGGCCCCCGTCACCATGCTGATCACCCGCCAGATCGCGCCGGAGCGCTACAGCGACTTCCTGGCGTGGCTGCGCCAAGGCGAAATCCTGGCCGCAGGGTTTCCTGGTTTCCTCGGGTCGGGCGTGCTGCAACCGCCGGAGGGCGGCGACCAGTATCAGATCGTGCTGCGCTTTCATGACGAGGCCAGCCTGCTGCGCTGGGAGAAGTCCTTGCCGCGCCGCATGTGGCTGGAGCGCGGCCGCGAGCTGGTGCGTGCGAGCCAGGTTCACCGGGCCACCGGCATGGACGCCTGGTTCGGCCCGCAGAAGAGCGCGCCGCCGCGCTGGAAGCAGGCGTTCAGCATCTGGCTTGTCTACTGTCCGTCGCTGCTGCTGTTCAACGTCCTGTTCCAGGAGCAGTTGGCGGCGCTGCCTCTCTTCTGGCGGGTGCTAGCCACCACGACGACGATGAGCCCGATCCTTTCCTTCGTGCTGATTCCCTTCATCAGCCGGGTACTGGGCCGCTGGCTGCATGCGCCCACGACATCCGGGCGGGAAGGCCGAGCGCCGCGGCGCATCGCCTCGCTCGGCAAGGGCACGCTGCTGCGGGCTCAGCGTTAG
- a CDS encoding NADPH-dependent FMN reductase: MDYQIAVLVGSLRKASFNLQLARALEKLMPAHFKLTYADLDLPIYNQDLDDAMPPSVLALKDLVRSSHALLFVTPEHNRSIPAALKNAIDWASRPYGQGVWKGKPCGVVGITPGTMGTSMAQQHLRNILSAQGVAAMPLPEVFLQMKDGLFQADHTIANESTRTFLQGWVDRYVAWVEKLAV; this comes from the coding sequence ATGGACTATCAAATCGCGGTGCTGGTGGGCAGCCTGCGCAAGGCATCGTTCAACCTGCAGCTCGCCCGGGCCCTGGAAAAGCTGATGCCGGCCCACTTCAAGCTCACGTACGCCGATCTCGACCTGCCAATCTACAACCAGGACCTGGACGACGCCATGCCCCCGTCCGTGCTGGCCTTGAAGGATCTCGTCCGCAGCTCCCACGCGCTGCTTTTCGTGACCCCGGAACACAATCGCTCCATTCCGGCCGCACTGAAGAACGCCATCGACTGGGCGTCGCGCCCGTACGGGCAAGGGGTGTGGAAAGGCAAGCCGTGCGGCGTCGTGGGCATTACGCCGGGGACCATGGGAACGTCGATGGCACAGCAGCATCTGCGCAACATCCTCTCGGCGCAGGGAGTCGCCGCCATGCCGTTGCCCGAAGTGTTCCTGCAGATGAAGGACGGGCTGTTCCAGGCCGACCACACGATCGCCAATGAAAGCACCCGCACGTTCCTGCAAGGCTGGGTTGACCGCTATGTGGCGTGGGTGGAGAAACTCGCCGTTTGA
- a CDS encoding dodecin — translation MANHVYKQIELVGSSTTSSDDAISRAIERASTTLRNIEWFEVTGVRGHIEQGRVAHWQVCLKIGMRIEEAG, via the coding sequence ATGGCGAACCACGTGTACAAGCAGATTGAATTGGTCGGTTCATCGACCACGTCCAGCGACGATGCCATTTCGCGCGCGATCGAACGCGCGTCGACCACGCTGCGCAATATCGAATGGTTTGAGGTGACCGGCGTGCGCGGTCATATCGAGCAAGGACGTGTCGCGCATTGGCAGGTGTGCCTGAAAATCGGCATGCGCATCGAGGAAGCCGGCTGA